The Silurus meridionalis isolate SWU-2019-XX chromosome 25, ASM1480568v1, whole genome shotgun sequence genomic interval tttgcaaacaTCTGTTCATACAAAATTTAAGAGCATGCTGTTCTTAAATGGTAAAATTTAAATACTGGAATGTCTGGAAGTGTAGCAGTAAGCAAGCTGTAGTGTGAAGAACATTTCTAATTCCCATAAACTGACAGAACAAGGTAGTGCAGATATCAGCTACTTCCAGTACTTATATAGATAGATGGTGCTttcattaacattattattgcaGTTGCATTATCTTGGTAAgtaaattcctttttttcccccttctttccttctttccttctttctttctttctttctttctttctttctttctttctttctttctttctttctttcactctatctatctatctatttatcgtCAAGATGGCTAACCTTGGGTTGATAAACATCTATCTTTtagtatacagtacatgtatgtatgtatgtatgtatgtatgtatgtatgtagatctattgtagatatatatatatatatatatatatatatatatatatatatatatatatatatatatatatatatatatatatattagccaGCAAACAGCCTTTATCAGAAGCTTaacaacattgtttttttatgcttttttcatGGTTAGTTTTAGATTTAACTATGATTCAGGTTCTTGGTTTTCAGATCGTCATGTCCCACAAACTGAACACACCCAGGAATAACCTTGTCAATAAACATATATGGTAATGATTTACTCACTGTTTCTTAGTACAAGTTTATTTGAAGTATCCAAAGATAATCTTAGTGCAGGAACATAACTATGCTCCAGTTATATAGTTTATAGttattatagtttataattatagttttattttcctTGCCCAGAGATATGAACATGATTCCTTCAGCTGATCTTctacatttttatgaaatgaGAAAAGAATATGTTCACATGCAATGATATCAAAGAAAACACTTTTagcatataattttttatataataaaaaaataataaatatgaataatgtataataatgtaataatatatatgtaaagaaTAATTGTAATTTAATCAATGTATTAACAGTAAACAACTGATGAAAGAATAATTCTTATTTCACTGAATGTATTGTTCACTTACTAATGCCTACTCTACTAAAATGAAAGCCACTATAAGAAACTTTCACAAAATTTGCAACTATATGATTTGTTTCTGCCAGGTCAGAACTTTCACAACTTACTGCTGAGTATAAAGCAGTCAACCTGGGCCAGGGGTTCCCAGACTTTCCTGTACCCAGTTTTGTTCAGGAGGCCCTCTGCAATGCTGCCAGTGGAAGCTTTCATGTACACCAGTACACACGCTGTTTCGTAAGACAGATATTATTTTTCACCCTTTCTTGCCACTAGGCAGTATGTGACATCATACATTGataattacatatttttacCCTCGCCTAAAGATGATATAGAACTATTTATTTGGCAGACTGTGACCTCTGTATGGGGTACATATAGCCTACCCATCAAAacgttctttttttaattatttttaattattattattattataattattatctgTAATATGCAGTATATGTACATAAACTGTTTATAATGTAGTTGCTACACACTAGACCTGGtggttttttaaaatgtatatttacctGAATAGATGTTTATATCAATGCAAACTATAGCCAAAATGTATAAATcaatatcaatcaatcaataaaccCCTCCAAGTTAGGTTTATTAAAGAAAAGTATAATGTGACCAACAGGGCCATCCACCACTTGTTAAGATTCTTGCCAAGTTTTTTGGGAGGATTTTGAGCCAGGAAATAGATCCCATGAAGGAAATCCTTGTTACAATGGGAGCCTATCAGGCTGTTTTTTGTGCAGTTCAAACTCTGGTTTATGAGGGTGATGAAGTAAGTCATCTGTCCACATACTTCTGGACATATATTGCATATCACGAATGTTGCCTTGGTagctttatgtaaatgattttgTTCTCTATCACTTTTTCATGCCTCATGTGGGTACAGGTGATCATTATGGACCCTTCATATCATTGCTATGAGCCCATGATAATAATGGCAGGAGGAAAACCAGTTCACATTCCATTCAAACTTGTGAGTGTTCAATTAGAAAAACTCTAGTAAATGTTTTTTGAGTTGtaatatacatttctttatttatcacataattaattacacataaaaaaaatatactgtgTGTCCAACAGAAAAAGTTCATCAGTCCAACTGTGTCTAGAGCTGATTGGGGGTTTTGTTCTGAAGAGCTAGCCAGTAAATTTAACTCAAACACAAAAGCTATTATCATTAACACTCCCAATAATCCACTGGGTAAGGTGagctctctctatttttttcagAGTATAATGTCTTGTTCAAAAATTGCTTGCAGAATAGAGTTGTGTTGTTATGTACTAAAATTGCATTTATCAAGTATTACAACAGCTATTGTTAGCtaatatgtttataaatgtgtgtaataaacagATTCATTCAATAATCAGATTAAAGACCAGTAAAAAGTGATTTTGTTATTCCAAATAATAATCAGCTCAATTAGACATTTATTTTGCAGGTTTTTCAGAAGGAAGAGTTACAGATGATAGCTGACCTGTGTATAAAGCATGATGTTATTTGTATCAGTGATGAGGTGTATGAGTGGCTTACGTACGATGGAGCACAACAATTAAAATAGGTAAGAAGTTATTCTTGCTAtaaatttgtaaacatttattacccagattttttattttagctgttTGCCTACCAATAAAgacttaattatatataaataaaaataaatgaataaaaactttttaactTAATCTATGCGTCCATTGCAGCGACCCTACCCGGCATGTGGGAGCGCACTGTGACCATTGGGACTGCAGGCAAGAGCTTTGGTGTCACTGGATGGAAGGTAATGAAGCCATATGGTACTAAGTTAAATAATGCTGTAAAACTGTTGCTAAATCAAcccactttcattattttttgtaatattatacTAAATGGTTTGTTGTGTACATACAGTacttttaaaaattgtttttcttaaattaggccttccttttttactccctcctggtggccccatcctcagcattctcctaccgatataccccatgtccctcctccgcacatgtccaaaccatctcaatcacgccttcctcaccttgtctccaaaaacgtcctacatgcactgtgcctCTAATATacaaatttctaatcctgtccatcctcgtcactcccaatgaaaatctcaacatctttagctctgctacctccagctccaccttctgtcaatgccactgtctctaagccatacaacatcgcaggtctcaccacagtcctataaactttccctttcactttagCAAAaaccttctatcacaaatcactcctgctatcactcttctccacccactccacccaacctgcactctttcttcacttctctaacatactctagattactttgcactgtttgccccaggtacctaaactcatccaccttctccacctcttcgcCCTGCAACCGCacaactccactgccctccctctcattcacacatgtactctgtcttactcctactgactttcattctccgtctctccagcgcgtacctccacctcttcaggctcttctcaacctgctccctactctcaccacaaataacaatatcatccgcaaacatcatagtacaCAGAGACTCTTATgggacctcgtccatcaacctgtccataaccactgcaaacaggaaagggctcagagccaatccttgatgcaatcaaatctccaccttgaaccagtctgttgttgcTACTGCACAATTCACTGCTGTCTCTCTGTCCTCATACAGgacctgcaccaccctcacatacttctctgactacctgacttcctcatacaataccacaacttcactcttggcaccctgtcatctctaaatccacaaacacacaatgcaaccaCTTCTGAacttctcaaagcaaataatgcatgtAACCATACTGCAAATagggcatgaaaccatactgttgctcacagatggtcacctcttcgctcagcctggcttccaccactctttcccataacttcatggtatgactgatcaactttattcccctgtagttactgcaggtctgcacatctcccttattcttaaaaaccggtaccagcacacaccttctccattcctcaggcatcctctcaccttccaaaatcttgttaaacaatctggttaaaaactccactgccatctctcctaaacatctccacgcttctaccggtatgtcattgggtgctaccgactttccactcgtcatcctcttaatcactgctctcactttctccttactaatccaatccacttcctgcttcacaatctACACACCAtacaaccttctctctctttttcattttcctcgttcatcagctgctcaaaatactccctccattttcacaacacactctcctcactagtcaacacattttcatgtcCATCCTTTTTTGCTcttacttgcagcacatccttcccatctcggtccctctgcctggccaaacgGCACAGATTTGCAATAACAACTCAAATCTTTTTGTCAGAAATCTTAAAAACCTTTACCTTAATGTATGTTTCATGTAATGAGGCACATGAGCAAATCACTATAAAATAACTCTACTCTGAGGTTTACAAAGTGCGATTGATCTTAAAAGCTTGGTTTAAACGTTTTGGTTTAGccatgttaatttatttaaatttattgtgACACAGGTCTGTACAATATTTCAGGTAGGCTGGGCAATTGGGCCAGGACACATCTTGAATCACCTGCAAAAAATTCATCAGAACTCTATACACCACTGTCCTACTCTTactcaggtaaaaaaaaaaaaaaaaactctaatcattttaaatgtgcaGAGTAAAAAGGAACttggtttgaaaaaaattctaaacctCCTCTATATATCctactaaatataatatattattatatgtaaggGCATAAAAATATTCAACAATTCTCTAACCATCTGTATAATTTATTGTTTGCAGGAGACTGCAGCTCCACGCCAAAAGGCTTAGGCTAACTGAGTGTTTGAGGAGCATTGGACTGCAACCATTTGCACCCGATGGTGGCTACTACATCATCACAGACATCTCCACCCTGAGTGAGTCCtcacacccatatatatatatatatatatatatatatatatatatatatatatatatatattaacaacattatatatatatatatatatatatatatatatatatatatatatatatatatatatatatatatatataaataaatatatatatacacacacatacatagtgGTGGAATAATATGTTTTGCTTCAAGGATCATATGACATGCAAGACTATGCAGGAACTCAGTACAAAAACTATGTGaagagaaataataaaaaaaaaacacattgaaaaaattcattaattaatagcAGGTtgagaaatacaataaaaaatgtgtttacctTTATTACACAAAGTACCTAGAATAAACTTTGTTTTTCCTGTAGAGGTGGATCTGAATGACCCAAGTACTAAGGACGAACCTTATGACTACAGATTTGTTAAATGGCTTATCAAAGAGAAGGTAAGTGTATATTGtactgattaaaaaagaaatctcttTAAAGTACTTTTTATGTATAGTAACagaatgtgttttgtgtgttctttAAGGGTTTGAGCACTATCCCTGTATCTGCGTTTTGCAGCCCAAAACACAAAGCAGACTTTCAGAACTATATTAGAATCTGCTTTGTAAAGGTGATTTGGTGTATGAATGTTTCAAAGCTCATTCTTGGACctttaaaatacttttaaattgtTTCTGATAAATTTGCAATTGAGTAATAGTTGCCAATTACCTGCTTATTATTAGAAAGCTGCTTGTGAGAGCCATTTCATTATAGCGTGTAGTAAGAAAGATATTGTGTCATATATCATCACAATGGCAATTAATcccacacatttttttgttataaacagGATGAATCAACCCTGAAAGTGACTGAAGATATTCTGAGAAAAAGGGAGGATGAAAAAATACAGGATACTGAATCTGTCTGAGACGAACTTTACAAAGTTCATAATGCAGTCTACAGTTGTAAAGATGAAGAATCTTGTTATTGaaaccaaatacaaaaaaaaggttgtttCAAATCATGATAAGCATATgctaataaatcaataaagcaCTTAAACAATTTTAGGTGGATAACTATGGTTCAGAGATGTTGGGTAAAAGCAGAGAtggcaaacatacacacatcctttactctAGTACAGGGGTCTCTAAACTTTTCAGCCTGAGGGCCACATTAACTATCAAACAGCAGTTCGGGGGCCGACTACACACTCGAGgtccaaataaaaaagaatcaaaacATGGATGtcgtttttaattatttatgtgatattattttattcagttattatttaataacacaTTGATACACTACACATGAACACCTGTATTAGTGGGAATGGTGAAATTGTTTCCTGGATGCCAGAATAGCAGACATTTCTGGCTTTAGATTTGATGTCCCTAACATCAACAGTGACCTGAGATTATCATCGGAGAAGTTTGTTCTCAAATTGTTCTTCACATTTTTCATTCTTGTGAAATGAtgattagaccaatgaaattgccgaacgggttcaggtgaaccaatgaaatctttatattaaatcagatgcgctcccactgaatcgggccgcaccacatcataaatatggatgatgttcctctgatgtttgacctgccgctcactcgggcTGTCAACAagaaaatgcgaatcattcgtcacgctgaaaacaaccgggcatgaaaaaacgcacttcacctgtgttctgagctgcacggcatcgggagaaaagcttcaccgatggtgatttttaaacgcacgacgatgctaaaagataaaatcccgagagaaattgttatgaaaggaaggaggaagacagtgaacaatgactttcttggtaggctactgtttagatacaagccgtgttacagacactgtctttcattaaagcctgtgtaaagttcattagtttcaatgtaggcacctgcggcttatagacaggtgcggcgtatttatgttcaaaataaaaatctttgtcaaattcagtgtgtgcggcttatatttgggtgcgctcaatagtccggaaattacggtaacgCACTACTGCACGCCTCTATTTTAATTTCGGTAAAAACATAACGTCCATGTAAGCGGCGGCTGATCTTGGCAGGATACACGTAAATTTCCGTAATTTTTTTCCGTAGACAAAAAGGTCTCCACGGCCCGTAGTTTGGAGACCCCTGCTCtaatagaagtacagatacttatgttttaaaagacactgataagttctgactacaccttttcactcaagttaaagtaaagaagtttgggctctgacatttacttaagtaaaaagtcgCCATTACTACTATATGTTTTAGTGCCATGATAGTAACTGGACCTCAAATCATattgatatattaatacaaaagaattttacattttgttacctaatgaatgtatcccaGCTGAACAACagccatatagaacacaagcagagcaaagatgaagatgatcaggtgatcaggaatgtcttgtttacatcactgtcatgtttacatcactgactccctctgccTCATCCACATTAGCCATAGTTCTTGTTGCCATCTTTctttgctcattgttagctttgcaaactagcctacgtctgtggtgtgtgatacaccatttgtagatttaaaaaagccacaaattgaaaagaaataggttgatggactgaaaacAGTGTGCAATTAGAAGAAACAATATCGATCATGttaccaaatagattcaaactaaaggaacgagcctgttttgaaaatgtaagaagcaggaagtacagatatttgtttaaaaaatgtaatgagtgaaagtaaaaagttgcccgaaaaataaatagcaacgtaaagtactgataccaaaagaatcacttaattacagtaacaaagtgtttgtacttcattacttcccatcgCTGACTAAAGCTGATATCAGTAATCTTCCTCAAGGTTCTCTTGCATAATGTACAACAGTCATTTCCTACATTCTCACCAAGGAAACAGGCATTCTGGGGAATCTCTTCCTAGGTAAATGATGCACCTGCACCCAACCATcaaaatgatgaaaatattattcatcacattacatcactgactttcaTTATGCCATGATGATCATATGCTTATTGTAGGAGCTTTTGGGGGGTGAACTGTGGTCAGTATGGACAGTCTGACTAGTCTAACACCATATGCATCAAGCTGTGATTTATTGTGTGTTGTTGGGTACCCATGACTCACCCACTTGTCAACCAGTTGTGTTTTCTTGGAACACTTCTGGTCGGTACGAACCACTGCATACTGggaacacaccaaaaaaaataatttttaaggaTGCTCTAATCTAATTGTCTCATTATCACAATTTGATGCTTTGCTCAGATCCTTATGCTTTGCCATTAATGTAATCAATGTTAACATAATCACTGTTATTCATTCACCTGTCTTAAACATGCTTTAATGTTATGTCGGATCAGTGAATgtaaataactttttattttaattctccTAAAAGGGGCTCAGAAATGACCGCTCTGCTCAAATCAATGGGAAACTttaaaatgtgaagaaaaatatGGCAAATATAATCGGATACGGCAACTGTGTAATTAGTTGAACCAACTTAGTTACAATCTTGAGCTAATAAATGTTATTGACATCAAGGATGGTTAATTTActaaaatctttattattattttgtattttagccTTAGGGCTATAGAGCTAAGATTTTTACGTCTTTCCCTCAAGGTGTCATTTAAATACTGGAATGTTTAGGACAGTGGTGTCAGATTTGGTTTTACTGTGAAAAATATCAGTCACTCAAATGACTTGAAAAACACTGTAGCGTACTTAATGATAATGCAGAGGTGTGAGAAACATTCGAATCAGTCATATCTACAGAACTGCCTTCTACTTGTCTGgtaaatacttttttctttctgttacaTTCTTTATTCTCTAaagaatttttgttttgttaagcagaatattcttttaaattttGCACGAAGGTTACGGACAAACTTAATCTAAAAGTTTAATTACAATTGGATTGTTTAGCATTTGCAAACATGAGCACATCAAATTGTTTATTAAGATTAATTATTTTGGATCATTGTTTGTaaattcagttcatttcatttatacaagtTATAAATGCAAGTTATAAATGTTAAACTGCAATTGCATTTTTATAGACTATATCTTGACACATTTGCTATGTTTGTCATATTTTAGACCATGTCTTGCAAGTTCCGTACATCAAGGACTGAGGCAGCTGATGATTGCATGTGGTAAAATTTTACTtgctttttttctataatgtattattattaaatataatttatatttatataattataagtaattgttttttgtttttcattgctttatgttttaatgttgtgaagcatttcataaaataaatataatataatcactTATATCCAGATTAATTAATAAGTAAATTTATTAATTGATGTCAAAGCAGTATCGGCTTTATCCTTGTCATAGTCACACATGATCTAGAGCCTTTTCTTGGGAACAGAGCAGGCTATAAAAATTCACAAAGTTAgtcatacacattcacacctaaGGGCATGTTCAGCAGTCTGCCTACTTTGCTTGGTTTTGCTCCTCATCACTCCTTACAGAACGCTTGACCCAGGGACCCTGAAGCAGTGGGGCGGTAACACCAAAAAACCGCTTCTTTCATCCAAATTTCGAGCAACATTTTCAAAagttaaaaaatgcaaatgtgtgtttgttttaaagcagttatacaaatattaaagtAAAGGTTGCACTGAAGTGGCAACCATGCACGTAAGACTACATCCAAAACCTTATTACTAGAATGAATAGTGGGACATACAAGTAGGACTTACACTGAATACCCAATACATATAACCTAGTTTTACTAGGCATGGACTTTACAAGACCTGTGGTGTTTTCACTAAGACATTGCCAGCAGCTCCTTCgagagaaagagaccactgccATTAAAAAATGCTGTTGCCATGAAGCAGGGTACTCGGTACCACGTTTTAGGAAGTACCCCTTGAGGTACATGCCAAAGTAACACCACATAAATtcaagatacatttttttaacatttttcagtAGAACATCACACTGCCTTTGCCATCTTGCTTTTTCCCATAGTACATCTTGGTGGCAAATCTTCCCCAagtaagtgaaaaaaagaaagaaagaaagaaaaaatgaatgaatgaataaatcaacttcATCAGACCAGGCTCCCAAGCCTATTTAATATACTTGTAGCAGTGCACAAGAATTCACTTTTTCAGCTTTTTGTGGGATTAAAACAGACAGGATCCTCTTTTGTGGTCCCTACAGCCCTGGTTGAAggtcctttcttggaccactctTGATAGATACTAACACTGCAAgaccttctgtttttttccgTTCTGATTCAGTTTTCTGTTCGTCAACTTTAATAAATCACTCCCTAGAAGCTACACCTATTGAAAGACACTATTGTAAGAAAATGAAAGTTATTACCTGTGTTTAGATTTTATGGCTGATGAGTGTATGGTGTCACTTGTGGTAAATATTTAGCAAAAGCGAGCagctattattataaacagtaatAGCATTTATTAAGCGCAAAGAACTGCTGATATTTGTTAGTAGCCAAATAATCAGCATACATCTAATACTCCAGTTTAACCAccggaaaatatatatatatatatatatatatatatatatatatatatatatatatatatatatatatatgtatagtaaaACTCACCCAGGAGTAATTATCTCTATATATGTCACTTGTTCACTTAATTGCAATTTTTCTgacatttgttttgtgcattgtTTGGTTGTTCTAACAGGTTCTAGCTTttcacatgcacaaaaaaattaaaacacatgGACAGATATATggacatacatatatatatatatatatatatatatatatatttatatttatataattataagtaattgtttttgttttcattgctttatgttttaatgttgtgaagcatttcataaaataaatataatataatcactTATATCCAGATTAATTAATAAGTAAATTTATTAATTGATGTCAAAGCAGTATCGGCTTTATCCTTGTCATAGTCACACATGATCTAGAGCCTTTTCTTGGGAACAGAGCAGGCTATAAAAATTCACAAAGTTAgtcatacacattcacacctaaGGGCATGGACCCAGGGACCCTGAAGCAAAAACCGCTTCTTTCATCCAAATTTCGAGCAACATTTTCAAAagttaaaaatgcaaatgtg includes:
- the LOC124379187 gene encoding kynurenine--oxoglutarate transaminase 3-like — its product is MSHKLNTPRNNLVNKHIWSELSQLTAEYKAVNLGQGFPDFPVPSFVQEALCNAASGSFHVHQYTRCFGHPPLVKILAKFFGRILSQEIDPMKEILVTMGAYQAVFCAVQTLVYEGDEVIIMDPSYHCYEPMIIMAGGKPVHIPFKLKKFISPTVSRADWGFCSEELASKFNSNTKAIIINTPNNPLGKVFQKEELQMIADLCIKHDVICISDEVYEWLTYDGAQQLK